TTCAAGGAGCATCCTGATACCCAGAGGCTTTTTCCTAAATTTGTTGGCATTGCTGCGGGTGATCTGGCCGGCAATGCAGCTGTTGCTGCTCATGGCGCCACTGTGTTGAAGAAACTAGGAGATCTACTGAAAGCCAAAGGTTCCCATGCTGACATCCTCAAACCTCTGGCCACCACACATGCTAATAACCACAAAATTCCTCTGAATAACTTCAAGGTAAGAAAGCCACTGCACTCCCTCTTCATTCACAGAAGGTagatttaatgtagcctaatatatttatttcatccaaaacatctgtcatacaaataaaaatgtaatatcTGCTTGTAATGTAAGTTTAACTGTAAATtccataaagtgtgtgtgtgtgtgtgtgtgtgtgtgtgtgtgtgtctctgagtgtcCCTCTGACTCTCCTCTTTGCATCCTTAAAGCTGATCACTGAGGTGATAGCCAAAGTGATGTGTGAAAAGGCTGGTCTGGACGCTGTTGGTCAAGACGCACTGAGGAAAGTCATGGGTGTTGTCATCAATGACATTGACGCCTTCTACAAAGAGCTGGGCTACGCTGGATGAAACCACCAAGCAAACACCCAGTGCCCCTGAGACGGAAAGCGGTGTGACTGGGGTTAATACATCTGATTGTAAAACAGCATACTTTCTCATTGCAATGAAGTCAAATCTTAGATAAAACTGGtaatcataaacacacatagtACTAACAACTTTTGTCGCTTTGgagaaaagtgtctgctaagtaaacataaacataaacataaacacaaacataaattcTGTATCAAAGTGATTTGGAGGTAGACAAAACTTAAACACAACTACTGATATTAAGTGCATCACTTTTAACATCAATATTCTGTCTATTCAGATGTTATACTACTATTTGTAATCTAACAGTAGAGTTGACAAGTCTGAATATGTTGTGCTTatactgtttccaaataaaccTTTAATCAGCAACTATGAAGAAATgtctctgttttcatttatagCTACCATGAGTTATCTTCTCAAACTTCTCTCTTCTAAAGAATTATAAAATagtgtttttgaaaaaaaaaaaaaaaacatgcaactATATAACTGTAGAGTACATTTCATTTTGTAATGCTTGTATGAAAGTCTATGCTAGAAAAtgcataaaataatatttaaaggCTAAATAAGCTACAGTGTCCTTGCCTTACCTTGATAAACTACAGTGTATTGTGGATACACTCAAACTATTATTTATATACACATAACCATCAGTAACCTGGAGACATTTTCTCTGTATTAAAGACCCCTTATTCCTAATGAACTCTTTATGAACCAGACACTTCCATGACCCTAGCCTGTACCCATATAAAAACAGTTGTCCGATGATTCAATCTGGAATGGGTGACAGGGTGGCTGCAACAATGCATTCTTATTTGGAGTCAATTGGCAGAACTAACACATGAATAGAATAATTTCTCCACTTTGACACTTGGCTGCCACCAAGGTGCAAACAGCCAACTGCATGTAAGATTCTCACAATAATTGTATACAAATAAAATCTGTGAAAATAATTCCATATTTACACACTGTTGTGTGCACCTCATCCTTTGGGGTACGGTACGTGCTGGATGGCTTATAGGCCCAGTCATCTGAGGTGACATGAGGAGAATAGAGAGGCTGAGGAGATCCTTTTACCCTGATCTCAATTGCCCTTTGAGAACTGTTTTATCTCTGGCAGACACTCCTGCTGGCCAGTGGCTGGccctctctcacattctctctctctgtagtgaAGCAGGGGGTTATTCTGGTCCGTCAGCACCTCTGACCTCACTTGGATGGAAGTCCTGCTTCTGTGACAGCAAGTTCAACTATCGGTCAGTCCGGGGTCCTTCCACACCCATCCAAGGGAACAGATGCTAATGTCATAGAATAAAGAAAGGGAAATCATCTGGGGGATTTGTGTAAAGAATAAACTATCCTTTTTCATGTCTAACAGTTCATAATTCTTTCTCTTTAGCCAAGGCCATTTCTACATTTGAAAGAGT
This window of the Alosa alosa isolate M-15738 ecotype Scorff River chromosome 7, AALO_Geno_1.1, whole genome shotgun sequence genome carries:
- the mb gene encoding myoglobin; translated protein: MTGIKGEVWEQINKSSSRTLKRHTFDQGNQHHFLQNMADYDLVLKCWGPVEADYTAHGGEVLSRLFKEHPDTQRLFPKFVGIAAGDLAGNAAVAAHGATVLKKLGDLLKAKGSHADILKPLATTHANNHKIPLNNFKLITEVIAKVMCEKAGLDAVGQDALRKVMGVVINDIDAFYKELGYAG